The Halichoerus grypus chromosome 15, mHalGry1.hap1.1, whole genome shotgun sequence genome includes a window with the following:
- the SIX5 gene encoding homeobox protein SIX5, giving the protein MATLPAEPSAGPAAGGEAVAAAAATEEEEEEARQLLQTLQAAEGEAAAAAGAGAGEAASGAEGPGSPGVPGSPPEAAAEPPTGLRFSPEQVACVCEALLQAGHAGRLSRFLGALPPAERLRGSDPVLRARALVAFQRGEYAELYRLLESRPFPAAHHAFLQDLYLRARYHEAERARGRALGAVDKYRLRKKFPLPKTIWDGEETVYCFKERSRAALKACYRGNRYPTPDEKRRLATLTGLSLTQVSNWFKNRRQRDRTGGGGGAPCKSESDGNPATEDECSRSPEDLDRAVAPVAAEAPAQGSIFLAGAAPPAPCAASSSILVNGSFLAAGSSPAVLLNGSPVIINSLALGEASGLGPLLLTGGSGPPAPQPGPQGASEGKASLVLDPQTGEVRLEEAQPEAAETKEAQVAASGPAGEEAAGPLPQVVPGPPPAAPFPLPPGPVPSVAAPQVVPLSPPPGYPAGLGPASPLLNLPQVVPTSQVVTLPQAVGPLQLLAAGPGSPVKVAAAGPANVHLINSGVGVTALQLPSATAPGNFLLANPVSGSPIVTGVAVQQGKIILTATFPTSMLVSQVLPPAPGLALPLKPDPAISVPEGALPVAPSPALPDVHALGPLSAPPPPPPVPVPAAAATASLPFSPDSSGLLPGFPAPPPEGLLLSPAAMPVWPAGLELSAGPEGLLEAEKGLGTQAPHAVLRLPDPDPEGLLLGSTAGGEADEGLEAEPKVLTQLQSVPVEDPLEL; this is encoded by the exons ATGGCTACCTTGCCTGCGGAGCCGAGCGCGGGGCCGGCGGCTGGGGGggaggcggtggcggcggcggcggcgaccgaagaagaggaggaggaagcgcGCCAGCTCCTGCAGACTTTGCAGGCGGCCGAGGGTGAGGCAGCGGCcgcggccggggccggggcgggcgaAGCGGCGTCGGGAGCGGAGGGCCCGGGATCCCCGGGCGTCCCCGGGTCGCCCCCCGAGGCCGCTGCCGAGCCGCCCACGGGCCTCCGCTTCTCGCCCGAGCAGGTGGCCTGCGTTTGCGAGGCGCTGCTACAAGCCGGCCACGCCGGCCGCTTGAGCCGCTTCCTGGGCGCACTGCCCCCGGCCGAGCGCCTACGTGGCAGCGATCCGGTGCTGCGCGCTCGGGCCCTGGTGGCCTTCCAGCGGGGCGAGTACGCCGAGCTCTACCGGCTGCTCGAGAGCCGCCCCTTCCCCGCCGCCCACCACGCCTTTCTGCAGGACCTCTACCTGCGCGCGCGCTACCACGAGGCCGAGCGGGCCCGCGGCCGCGCGCTGGGCGCAGTGGACAAGTACCGTCTGCGCAAGAAGTTCCCGCTGCCCAAGACCATATGGGACGGCGAGGAGACCGTCTACTGCTTCAAGGAGCGCTCCCGCGCCGCGCTCAAGGCCTGCTATCGCGGCAACCGCTACCCAACGCCGGACGAGAAGCGCCGCCTGGCCACGCTCACCGGCCTCTCGCTCACGCAGGTCAGCAACTGGTTCAAGAACCGGCGACAGCGCGATCGGaccgggggcggcggcggcgcgcctTGCAAGAG CGAGTCTGACGGGAACCCCGCCACCGAGGACGAGTGCAGCCGCAGTCCCGAGGACCTGGACAGGGCGGTGGCCCCAGTGGCGGCCGAGGCCCCCGCCCAGGGCTCTATATTCCTGGCCGGGGCCGCCCCTCCCGCGCCCTGCGCCGCCTCCTCCTCCATCCTGGTGAACGGCAGCTTCCTGGCTGCGGGCAGCTCTCCCGCCGTGCTCCTCAACGGGAGCCCTGTCATCATCAACAGCCTGGCCCTCGGGGAGGCCTCCGGCCTGGGCCCCCTGCTGCTCACGGGTGGCAGTGGCCCTCCTGCACCGCAGCCCGGGCCCCAGGGGGCCAGCGAGGGCAAGGCCTCCCTGGTCCTGGACCCTCAGACCGGGGAGGTTCGGCTAGAAGAGGCTCAGCCCGAGGCCGCCGAGACCAAGGAGGCCCAGGTGGCTGCTTCGGGGCCGGCGGGAGAGGAGGCTGCGGGGCCCCTGCCCCAGGTGGTGCCCGGCCCCCCACCggctgcccccttccctctgccccccgggCCGGTGCCGTCCGTGGCTGCTCCCCAGGTGGTGCCGCTTTCCCCGCCCCCGGGGTACCCCGCAGGCCTGGGCCCCGCGTCCCCACTGTTGAACCTGCCGCAGGTGGTGCCCACCTCACAGGTGGTGACCCTGCCCCAGGCGGTGGGGCCGCTGCAGCTGTTGGCGGCCGGGCCGGGCAGCCCCGTGAAGGTGGCGGCCGCGGGCCCCGCCAACGTGCACCTGATAAACTCCGGGGTGGGCGTGACTGCCCTGCAGCTGCCTTCGGCCACCGCCCCAG GAAACTTTCTCCTGGCCAACCCCGTGTCGGGCAGCCCCATCGTGACAGGCGTGGCCGTGCAGCAGGGCAAGATCATCCTCACGGCCACCTTCCCCACCAGCATGCTGGTCTCCCAGGTCCTGCCGCCTGCCCccggcctggccctgcccctgaaGCCAGACCCGGCCATCTCCGTGCCCGAAGGAGCCCTCCCGgtggcccccagccctgctctcccgGACGTCCACGCCCTGGGCCCACTGtctgcgccgccgccgccgccgcccgtccccgtccccgccgccgccgccaccgccagCCTGCCCTTCTCCCCGGATTCCTCGGGTCTCCTACCCGGCTTCCCGGCGCCCCCGCCCGAAGGGCTCCTGCTGTCGCCCGCAGCCATGCCCGTCTGGCCCGCGGGCCTGGAACTGAGCGCGGGCCCGGAGGGGCTGCTGGAAGCAGAGAAGGGGTTGGGGACGCAGGCCCCCCACGCCGTGCTGAGGCTGCCGGACCCCGACCCCGAGGGGCTGCTGCTGGGGTCCACGGCCGGCGGCGAGGCTGACGAGGGGCTGGAAGCCGAGCCCAAGGTTCTGACCCAGCTCCAGTCGGTGCCTGTGGAAGACCCCCTGGAACTGTGA